A stretch of DNA from Mesorhizobium onobrychidis:
CGCAATACATCGTGCTTACGATCGCCGACGAACCGAGGCCGGAAAAGCCCGGCATGGGTGCAACGGCCGCCTCGAATGCTGGCGTCATGGCTGCGAACATTATCCGACGTTCGGCTTCCATGCTTGGCGTGAAGCCAGATTTCAGCCATGAAAATGGCGCAACGCTGGTTTCCTATCAGTGATTCTTAGGGCGCGCCGGCAACAGCGCGCTATTTTGTTGCGATGAACGGGGTTCGATGAAGCTGAAAGACCTAGCCGGTATCATGCCTGTCGAGGGGACAGCTTCCTTCGATACGGAGGTTACCGGGATTTCGTCGGATTCCCGCGAGGTAGGACCGGGCGTGGTCTTCTTCGCGCTCACCGGCACCAAGGCCGATGGCGTGGCCTATGCCGCCGATGCCGCCAAGCGCGGCGCAGTGGCGATCGTGGCCGGCAAGGGCAGTGCGGTCGCCGGACTGCCGGTGCCCGTTCTCGCCGTCGACGATCCGCGCCTTGCGCTGGCGCTGAGTGCCGCCCGCTACTTCGGCAGGCAGCCGCAAACCATGGTCGCGGTGACCGGGACCAGCGGCAAGACATCGGTTGCGGCCTTCACCAGGCAGATCTGGGAGCAGTCAGGCTTTGCCGCCGCCTCGATCGGCACGACCGGCGTGGTAGCGCCGGGCCGCAACGAATATGGCTCGCTGACCACCCCCGACCCGGTAGATCTGCACAGGCTGCTGCGGGAACTGGCGGATGCCGGCGTCACCCACGCATCGATGGAGGCCTCCAGCCACGGTCTCGACCAGCGCCGGCTCGACGGCGTGAAGCTTGCAGCCGGCGGCTTCACCAATCTCGGCCGCGACCACATGGACTATCATCCGACAGTCGAGGACTATCATCGCGCCAAGCTGCGCCTGTTCGACACGCTGCTGCCGAAGGGTGCACCGGCCGTCATCTTTGCCGACGATCCGTGGTCGGAGCCGACGATCCGGGCGGCGAGGGCGGCGGGACTGGATGTGCTGACGGTCGGCCGTCACGGCGAGTTCCTGACACTGAAGCGGGTCGAGCACGAGCGCCACCGCCAGCGTGCCGAGGTGGAAGTCGATGGCGTTCTCCACGAGATCGACCTGCCGCTGGCCGGCGATTTCCAGATCGCCAATGCCCTGGTTTCGGCGGGCATCGCCATCTCCACTGGAACACCTGCCGCCAAAGCCTTGATGGCGTTGGAGAAATTGAAGGGCGCACCGGGCCGGCTGGACCTTGTTGGCACCACTGCCAACGGTGCGCCGGTCTATGTCGATTACGCGCACAAGCCGGACGCGCTGGAAAACGTGTTGGCGTCGGTGCGGCCGTTCACCACCGGTCGCGTCATCGTCGTGTTCGGCTGCGGCGGCGACCGCGACCGGGGCAAGCGGCCGATCATGGGCGAGATCGCCACGCGGCTCGCCGATGTCGTCATCGTCACCGACGACAATCCGCGTTCGGAAGTGCCCGAAACGATCCGCTCCGCGATCCTTGCCGCTGCGCCCGGCGCCATCGAGATCGGCGACCGGCGCAAGGCGATCCACGAGGCGGTCGCCATGCTCCATGCCGGCGACACGCTGATCGTGGCCGGCAAGGGGCATGAGGAAGGCCAGACCATCGGCGCCGAGACGCTGCATTTTTCCGACCATGAGGAGGTCCGCGCCGCGCTCCAGGAGCGCGTCGCATGAACTTCCTGTGGACCTCCGAGGATCTCGTCGCCGCCATGGGCGGACGACCGCTCGGTCCGATGCCGGAGGGTATCGGCGGCATCTCGATCGACAGCCGCAGCCTTGAGCCGGGCGATGCTTTCTTCGCCATCAAGGGCGAGGCGATGGACGGCCATGATTTCGCGACCGCCGCCATCAAAGCCGGCGCCGGCGTGCTGGTCGTCGCCGAGGGCAAGCTGCCATCGCTCGGGCGGCTGACGGCGCCGATGATCGTCGTGCAGGACGTGCTCGCCGCACTGGAAAAGCTAGGGCTGGCCGCACGCGCGCGCTCGAATGCCAAGATCATCGCGGTGACCGGTTCGGCGGGCAAGACCACCACCAAGGAAGCGCTGCGCCATGTGCTGTCCGCGGTCGGCAAGGTGCACGCATCGGCCCAGTCTTTCAACAACCACTGGGGCGTCCCGCTGACGCTGGCGCGGATGCCGGCGGATTGCGACTATGCCGTCTTCGAGATCGGCATGAACCATCCCAACGAGATCCGGCCGCTGGTCAAGATGGTCCGGCCGCATGTCGCCATCGTCACGCTGATCGCCGCGGCACACCTCGGCTTCTTCCGCAATCTGGACGAGATCGCCAAGGCCAAGGCCGAGATTTTCGAGGGGCTGGAACCGGACGGTGCCGCCCTTCTCAACCGCGACGATCCGCGCTGGAAGCTTCTGGGCACGTTGGCGAGAGCCGCCGGCGTCGAGCACATTTACGGGTTTGGCGAGAATGCCCGTGCGACCTTCAAACTGCTCAAATGCGCGCTGCATGCCGATCATTCTGTCATCACCGCCAAGATCGGCGGACAGGAGATCACCGCCAGGGTAGGCGCACCGGGCCGCCACATGGTGCAGAATGTGCTGGCCGTGCTGGGCGCCGCGCATCTGGTCGGCGCCGACATCGCCAGGGTGGCACTGGCGCTGGCCGATCTTTCGGCCGACCGAGGACGCGGCAAGCGCCATGTGCTGCGTCACCCGAAAGGTCCGATCACGCTGATCGACGAGAGCTACAATGCCAATCCGGCGTCGATGTGCGCAGCAATGGCGCTGCTCAACGCGACGCCGGTGTCGGGCGAAGGCAGGCGCATCGCGGTGCTCGGCGACATGCTCGAACTCGGCGACCACTCGGCGAAGCTGCATGCAGCCCTTGCCGATCTCATCGTCGGCACAGACACGCGCACGGTCTTTCTCGCCGGTCCGGAAATGCGGGCGCTGGCCGACATCCTGCCTGATGAGATCGAGACGGAGTATCGCGCCGGCGCAGAGGATCTGAAACTGGTGCTTCTGTCGGCGCTGAAGCCCGGCGACGTGGTGATGATCAAATCGTCGAAAGGCATCGGGTTTTCCAAGTTGGTCGACGCACTGCTCAGCAAATTTCCGGCGGTAGCCACAACCGCCAAACAGACCTAGAGCCAGGTCCGGGGACCGAATCGCATGTTCACACTGCTCGTCGAATTCGCGGACAAGATCTCGGTCTTCAACGTCTTTCGCTACATAACCTTCCGTACCGGCGGCGCGCTGATAACAGCGGCGCTGATCGTCTTCATCTTCGGACCGGCTATCATCAATTCGCTGAGGCTGCGGCAAGGCAAGGGCCAGCCGATCCGCGCCGACGGGCCGCAGACGCATTTCAAGAAAGCCGGCACGCCGACCATGGGCGGGCTGATGATCCTGTGCGGCATCATCGGCTCGTCGCTTTTGTGGGCGAACCTGTCCAGCATCTATGTCTGGGTGGTGCTGCTGGTGACCCTGGGTTTCGGTTGGATCGGC
This window harbors:
- a CDS encoding UDP-N-acetylmuramoyl-L-alanyl-D-glutamate--2,6-diaminopimelate ligase, which encodes MKLKDLAGIMPVEGTASFDTEVTGISSDSREVGPGVVFFALTGTKADGVAYAADAAKRGAVAIVAGKGSAVAGLPVPVLAVDDPRLALALSAARYFGRQPQTMVAVTGTSGKTSVAAFTRQIWEQSGFAAASIGTTGVVAPGRNEYGSLTTPDPVDLHRLLRELADAGVTHASMEASSHGLDQRRLDGVKLAAGGFTNLGRDHMDYHPTVEDYHRAKLRLFDTLLPKGAPAVIFADDPWSEPTIRAARAAGLDVLTVGRHGEFLTLKRVEHERHRQRAEVEVDGVLHEIDLPLAGDFQIANALVSAGIAISTGTPAAKALMALEKLKGAPGRLDLVGTTANGAPVYVDYAHKPDALENVLASVRPFTTGRVIVVFGCGGDRDRGKRPIMGEIATRLADVVIVTDDNPRSEVPETIRSAILAAAPGAIEIGDRRKAIHEAVAMLHAGDTLIVAGKGHEEGQTIGAETLHFSDHEEVRAALQERVA
- a CDS encoding UDP-N-acetylmuramoylalanyl-D-glutamyl-2,6-diaminopimelate--D-alanyl-D-alanine ligase, translated to MNFLWTSEDLVAAMGGRPLGPMPEGIGGISIDSRSLEPGDAFFAIKGEAMDGHDFATAAIKAGAGVLVVAEGKLPSLGRLTAPMIVVQDVLAALEKLGLAARARSNAKIIAVTGSAGKTTTKEALRHVLSAVGKVHASAQSFNNHWGVPLTLARMPADCDYAVFEIGMNHPNEIRPLVKMVRPHVAIVTLIAAAHLGFFRNLDEIAKAKAEIFEGLEPDGAALLNRDDPRWKLLGTLARAAGVEHIYGFGENARATFKLLKCALHADHSVITAKIGGQEITARVGAPGRHMVQNVLAVLGAAHLVGADIARVALALADLSADRGRGKRHVLRHPKGPITLIDESYNANPASMCAAMALLNATPVSGEGRRIAVLGDMLELGDHSAKLHAALADLIVGTDTRTVFLAGPEMRALADILPDEIETEYRAGAEDLKLVLLSALKPGDVVMIKSSKGIGFSKLVDALLSKFPAVATTAKQT